Proteins from a single region of Strix aluco isolate bStrAlu1 chromosome 18, bStrAlu1.hap1, whole genome shotgun sequence:
- the CCDC92 gene encoding coiled-coil domain-containing protein 92 isoform X1, protein MATSNLENQLQSAQKNLLFLQQEHANTLKGLHAEIRRLQQHCTGNLTYELTVKSSDLSGIGSSRSEELKRKCGDLEAQLKVKEAENNELLKELEQKNAMIMVLENTIKEREKKYLEELKMKSHKLNMLSSELEQRASTIAYLTSQLHATKKKLMSSSGTSEGTPSGSPVLSNYKPSPPKDKLPETPRRRMKKSLSTPLNPEFEEAYRIGSESRKLLLREPVDAMPDPTPFLLARETAEVHLIKERPLVIPPIASDRAAGESHSPAREKPHKAHIGVAHRIHHAAPPQPQPEVETLAVDQVHGSKVVRKHSGTDRTV, encoded by the exons ATGGCAACTTCAAACCTGGAGAACCAGCTGCAGAGTGCCCAGAAGAATCTGTTGTTTCTCCAGCAAGAACATGCCAACACGCTGAAAGGCCTGCACGCCGAGATCCGCcgcctgcagcagcactgcacaggtA ATTTAACCTATGAGCTGACTGTAAAGAGTTCAGACTTGTCAG GAATTGGTAGTTCAAGAAGCGAAGAACTCAAAAGAAAGTGTGGAGATCTTGAAGCTCAGCTGAAAGTCAAAGAGGctgaaaataatgaattattgAAAGAACTTGAACAAAAGAATGCAATGATAATGGTGCTGGAAAACActattaaagaaagagaaaagaagtacttggaagaattaaaaatgaaaagccatAAGCTCAACATGTTGTCGAGTGAACTAGAGCAGAGAGCGAGCACTATTGCTTATTTAACTTCTCAACTGCACGCTACTAAGAAGAAGCTGATGAGTTCAAGTGGGACTTCGGAGGGGACCCCTTCTGGCAGCCCCGTCCTGTCCAACTATAAGCCGTCCCCCCCCAAAGATAAACTGCCGGAGACTCCACGGCGCAGGATGAAGAAGAGCCTGTCAACACCGCTCAACCCCGAGTTCGAAGAGGCCTACAGAATAGGGTCGGAGAGCCGGAAGCTGCTGCTCCGAGAGCCTGTGGATGCCATGCCCGATCCCACGCCATTTCTGCTGGCCAGGGAGACGGCAGAGGTACATCTTATTAAGGAGAGGCCGTTAGTTATTCCGCCGATCGCTTCCGACCGTGCAGCCGGCGAATCGCACAGCCCTGCCCGAGAGAAGCCGCACAAGGCGCACATCGGGGTGGCGCATCGCATCCACCACGCCGCGCCGCCCCAGCCGCAGCCCGAGGTCGAAACGCTGGCAGTGGATCAGGTCCACGGCAGCAAAGTGGTCAGAAAGCACTCAGGGACGGACAGGACTGTCTGA
- the CCDC92 gene encoding coiled-coil domain-containing protein 92 isoform X2 has translation MATSNLENQLQSAQKNLLFLQQEHANTLKGLHAEIRRLQQHCTDLTYELTVKSSDLSGIGSSRSEELKRKCGDLEAQLKVKEAENNELLKELEQKNAMIMVLENTIKEREKKYLEELKMKSHKLNMLSSELEQRASTIAYLTSQLHATKKKLMSSSGTSEGTPSGSPVLSNYKPSPPKDKLPETPRRRMKKSLSTPLNPEFEEAYRIGSESRKLLLREPVDAMPDPTPFLLARETAEVHLIKERPLVIPPIASDRAAGESHSPAREKPHKAHIGVAHRIHHAAPPQPQPEVETLAVDQVHGSKVVRKHSGTDRTV, from the exons ATGGCAACTTCAAACCTGGAGAACCAGCTGCAGAGTGCCCAGAAGAATCTGTTGTTTCTCCAGCAAGAACATGCCAACACGCTGAAAGGCCTGCACGCCGAGATCCGCcgcctgcagcagcactgcacag ATTTAACCTATGAGCTGACTGTAAAGAGTTCAGACTTGTCAG GAATTGGTAGTTCAAGAAGCGAAGAACTCAAAAGAAAGTGTGGAGATCTTGAAGCTCAGCTGAAAGTCAAAGAGGctgaaaataatgaattattgAAAGAACTTGAACAAAAGAATGCAATGATAATGGTGCTGGAAAACActattaaagaaagagaaaagaagtacttggaagaattaaaaatgaaaagccatAAGCTCAACATGTTGTCGAGTGAACTAGAGCAGAGAGCGAGCACTATTGCTTATTTAACTTCTCAACTGCACGCTACTAAGAAGAAGCTGATGAGTTCAAGTGGGACTTCGGAGGGGACCCCTTCTGGCAGCCCCGTCCTGTCCAACTATAAGCCGTCCCCCCCCAAAGATAAACTGCCGGAGACTCCACGGCGCAGGATGAAGAAGAGCCTGTCAACACCGCTCAACCCCGAGTTCGAAGAGGCCTACAGAATAGGGTCGGAGAGCCGGAAGCTGCTGCTCCGAGAGCCTGTGGATGCCATGCCCGATCCCACGCCATTTCTGCTGGCCAGGGAGACGGCAGAGGTACATCTTATTAAGGAGAGGCCGTTAGTTATTCCGCCGATCGCTTCCGACCGTGCAGCCGGCGAATCGCACAGCCCTGCCCGAGAGAAGCCGCACAAGGCGCACATCGGGGTGGCGCATCGCATCCACCACGCCGCGCCGCCCCAGCCGCAGCCCGAGGTCGAAACGCTGGCAGTGGATCAGGTCCACGGCAGCAAAGTGGTCAGAAAGCACTCAGGGACGGACAGGACTGTCTGA